A genome region from Nicotiana tabacum cultivar K326 chromosome 13, ASM71507v2, whole genome shotgun sequence includes the following:
- the LOC107808545 gene encoding putative WRKY transcription factor 2 isoform X3 translates to MLGSQMWFQGNEFIQQIKTPTETNVQQTLNSIELTNKQIPQQEEFTKKENQFEQNGVFSSSISPSSSDDGFTWRKYGQKRVKGSNFPRSYYKCTQQSCPVRKKVECAPNGQVIEIVYNGAHNHPKTQSIRRPNMDNSYVIREVEEIGQENASVWRNQQFECNKNVISYNDNGLKRTSSASVLTEVSDPMSTNPKSMNVFESAGTPELSSTLTSYDGDDGDWATQESTLLGDDVNEYELEPKRRKKESYSAEPSLLSRTVRESKVVLQVESEIDILEDGYRWRKYGQKVVKGNPNPRSYYKCTNAGCIVRKHVERASDNLKSVITTYEGKHNHEVPTANKTNGVAGHIRSASTLNGQPNCMTTRKSVKGSNCRMQVQDLPFPFERKPFVGSEYLRPSFVGSYLGDLSFGACSLQLPNFPLPLPSRMSFPARLNEPPLGDFHLNNHHLLPNGTSNSFLAVGNMQHINDDNNNSSLLKAKEEIQWT, encoded by the exons ATGCTAGGCAGCCAAATGTGGTTTCAAGGCAATGAGTTCATACAGCAAATTAAG ACACCTACTGAAACAAATGTACAACAAACTTTGAACAGCATTGAGTTAACAAATAAGCAAATCCCTCAGCAAGAAGAATTTACGAAGAAAGAAAACCAATTTGAACAGAATGGTGTTTTCAGTTCTAGCATTAGTCCTAGCAGTTCAGATGATGGATTCACATGGAGAAAGTATGGACAAAAGCGCGTAAAAGGGAGTAATTTTCCAAGAAGTTACTATAAATGTACTCAGCAAAGTTGCCCTGTTAGGAAGAAAGTAGAGTGTGCACCAAATGGACAGGTTATAGAAATTGTCTACAATGGTGCTCATAATCACCCGAAAACTCAATCTATTCGACGACCAAATATGGATAATTCTTATGTAATTAGGGAAGTGGAGGAAATAGGCCAAGAAAATGCATCAGTTTGGAGAAACCAGCAATTTGAGTGTAATAAGAATGTTATAAGTTACAATGATAATGGTCTAAAAAGAACATCCTCTGCATCTGTCTTGACTGAAGTTTCTGATCCAATGTCAACCAATCCAAAATCCATGAATGTGTTTGAATCAGCTGGAACTCCTGAGCTTTCTTCTACACTTACTAGTTATGATGGCGACGACGGAGATTGGGCCACTCAAGAAAGTACTCTCCTTGGTGATGATGTCAATGAGTATGAATTAGAGCCAAAAAGAAG GAAGAAAGAAAGTTATTCAGCTGAACCAAGTTTATTATCAAGAACAGTGAGAGAATCAAAAGTAGTCCTCCAGGTAGAGAGTGAGATCGATATTCTTGAAGACGGCTATCGCTGGAGAAAATATGGCCAAAAAGTTGTCAAAGGGAACCCAAACCCCAG GAGCTACTATAAATGTACCAATGCTGGATGCATAGTGAGGAAGCATGTGGAAAGGGCTTCAGATAACTTAAAATCAGTAATCACAACATATGAGGGGAAACACAACCATGAAGTGCCTACAGCAAACAAAACAAATGGTGTTGCTGGACACATTCGTTCAGCATCCACGTTGAACGGGCAACCTAATTGTATGACAACTCGAAAAAGTGTCAAAGGTTCAAATTGCAGAATGCAAGTTCAAGATCTTCCATTTCCATTCGAAAGAAAACCTTTCGTTGGAAGTGAATATTTAAGGCCAAGTTTTGTTGGAAGTTACCTCGGTGACTTGAGTTTTGGAGCTTGTTCATTGCAGCTTCCGAATTTTCCATTGCCATTGCCATCGCGAATGAGTTTTCCTGCAAGATTAAATGAGCCTCCTCTTGGTGACTTTCATTTGAATAACCATCATTTACTGCCAAATGGTACATCCAATTCTTTTCTTGCAGTTGGGAATATGCAACATATTAACGATGACAACAATAATTCAAGTCTCCTTAAAGCCAAAGAGGAGATTCAGTGGACTTAG
- the LOC107808545 gene encoding putative WRKY transcription factor 4 isoform X2, with the protein MSSPPCWPAVLTIPPGISPAALLDSPTPTETNVQQTLNSIELTNKQIPQQEEFTKKENQFEQNGVFSSSISPSSSDDGFTWRKYGQKRVKGSNFPRSYYKCTQQSCPVRKKVECAPNGQVIEIVYNGAHNHPKTQSIRRPNMDNSYVIREVEEIGQENASVWRNQQFECNKNVISYNDNGLKRTSSASVLTEVSDPMSTNPKSMNVFESAGTPELSSTLTSYDGDDGDWATQESTLLGDDVNEYELEPKRRKKESYSAEPSLLSRTVRESKVVLQVESEIDILEDGYRWRKYGQKVVKGNPNPRSYYKCTNAGCIVRKHVERASDNLKSVITTYEGKHNHEVPTANKTNGVAGHIRSASTLNGQPNCMTTRKSVKGSNCRMQVQDLPFPFERKPFVGSEYLRPSFVGSYLGDLSFGACSLQLPNFPLPLPSRMSFPARLNEPPLGDFHLNNHHLLPNGTSNSFLAVGNMQHINDDNNNSSLLKAKEEIQWT; encoded by the exons ATGTCGTCACCACCTTGCTGGCCGGCTGTCCTAACGATACCTCCCGGCATTAGTCCGGCAGCATTGCTTGATTCTCCG ACACCTACTGAAACAAATGTACAACAAACTTTGAACAGCATTGAGTTAACAAATAAGCAAATCCCTCAGCAAGAAGAATTTACGAAGAAAGAAAACCAATTTGAACAGAATGGTGTTTTCAGTTCTAGCATTAGTCCTAGCAGTTCAGATGATGGATTCACATGGAGAAAGTATGGACAAAAGCGCGTAAAAGGGAGTAATTTTCCAAGAAGTTACTATAAATGTACTCAGCAAAGTTGCCCTGTTAGGAAGAAAGTAGAGTGTGCACCAAATGGACAGGTTATAGAAATTGTCTACAATGGTGCTCATAATCACCCGAAAACTCAATCTATTCGACGACCAAATATGGATAATTCTTATGTAATTAGGGAAGTGGAGGAAATAGGCCAAGAAAATGCATCAGTTTGGAGAAACCAGCAATTTGAGTGTAATAAGAATGTTATAAGTTACAATGATAATGGTCTAAAAAGAACATCCTCTGCATCTGTCTTGACTGAAGTTTCTGATCCAATGTCAACCAATCCAAAATCCATGAATGTGTTTGAATCAGCTGGAACTCCTGAGCTTTCTTCTACACTTACTAGTTATGATGGCGACGACGGAGATTGGGCCACTCAAGAAAGTACTCTCCTTGGTGATGATGTCAATGAGTATGAATTAGAGCCAAAAAGAAG GAAGAAAGAAAGTTATTCAGCTGAACCAAGTTTATTATCAAGAACAGTGAGAGAATCAAAAGTAGTCCTCCAGGTAGAGAGTGAGATCGATATTCTTGAAGACGGCTATCGCTGGAGAAAATATGGCCAAAAAGTTGTCAAAGGGAACCCAAACCCCAG GAGCTACTATAAATGTACCAATGCTGGATGCATAGTGAGGAAGCATGTGGAAAGGGCTTCAGATAACTTAAAATCAGTAATCACAACATATGAGGGGAAACACAACCATGAAGTGCCTACAGCAAACAAAACAAATGGTGTTGCTGGACACATTCGTTCAGCATCCACGTTGAACGGGCAACCTAATTGTATGACAACTCGAAAAAGTGTCAAAGGTTCAAATTGCAGAATGCAAGTTCAAGATCTTCCATTTCCATTCGAAAGAAAACCTTTCGTTGGAAGTGAATATTTAAGGCCAAGTTTTGTTGGAAGTTACCTCGGTGACTTGAGTTTTGGAGCTTGTTCATTGCAGCTTCCGAATTTTCCATTGCCATTGCCATCGCGAATGAGTTTTCCTGCAAGATTAAATGAGCCTCCTCTTGGTGACTTTCATTTGAATAACCATCATTTACTGCCAAATGGTACATCCAATTCTTTTCTTGCAGTTGGGAATATGCAACATATTAACGATGACAACAATAATTCAAGTCTCCTTAAAGCCAAAGAGGAGATTCAGTGGACTTAG
- the LOC107808545 gene encoding putative WRKY transcription factor 4 isoform X1, with product MSSPPCWPAVLTIPPGISPAALLDSPVMFPSSVTPTETNVQQTLNSIELTNKQIPQQEEFTKKENQFEQNGVFSSSISPSSSDDGFTWRKYGQKRVKGSNFPRSYYKCTQQSCPVRKKVECAPNGQVIEIVYNGAHNHPKTQSIRRPNMDNSYVIREVEEIGQENASVWRNQQFECNKNVISYNDNGLKRTSSASVLTEVSDPMSTNPKSMNVFESAGTPELSSTLTSYDGDDGDWATQESTLLGDDVNEYELEPKRRKKESYSAEPSLLSRTVRESKVVLQVESEIDILEDGYRWRKYGQKVVKGNPNPRSYYKCTNAGCIVRKHVERASDNLKSVITTYEGKHNHEVPTANKTNGVAGHIRSASTLNGQPNCMTTRKSVKGSNCRMQVQDLPFPFERKPFVGSEYLRPSFVGSYLGDLSFGACSLQLPNFPLPLPSRMSFPARLNEPPLGDFHLNNHHLLPNGTSNSFLAVGNMQHINDDNNNSSLLKAKEEIQWT from the exons ATGTCGTCACCACCTTGCTGGCCGGCTGTCCTAACGATACCTCCCGGCATTAGTCCGGCAGCATTGCTTGATTCTCCGGTGATGTTTCCAAGTTCAGTG ACACCTACTGAAACAAATGTACAACAAACTTTGAACAGCATTGAGTTAACAAATAAGCAAATCCCTCAGCAAGAAGAATTTACGAAGAAAGAAAACCAATTTGAACAGAATGGTGTTTTCAGTTCTAGCATTAGTCCTAGCAGTTCAGATGATGGATTCACATGGAGAAAGTATGGACAAAAGCGCGTAAAAGGGAGTAATTTTCCAAGAAGTTACTATAAATGTACTCAGCAAAGTTGCCCTGTTAGGAAGAAAGTAGAGTGTGCACCAAATGGACAGGTTATAGAAATTGTCTACAATGGTGCTCATAATCACCCGAAAACTCAATCTATTCGACGACCAAATATGGATAATTCTTATGTAATTAGGGAAGTGGAGGAAATAGGCCAAGAAAATGCATCAGTTTGGAGAAACCAGCAATTTGAGTGTAATAAGAATGTTATAAGTTACAATGATAATGGTCTAAAAAGAACATCCTCTGCATCTGTCTTGACTGAAGTTTCTGATCCAATGTCAACCAATCCAAAATCCATGAATGTGTTTGAATCAGCTGGAACTCCTGAGCTTTCTTCTACACTTACTAGTTATGATGGCGACGACGGAGATTGGGCCACTCAAGAAAGTACTCTCCTTGGTGATGATGTCAATGAGTATGAATTAGAGCCAAAAAGAAG GAAGAAAGAAAGTTATTCAGCTGAACCAAGTTTATTATCAAGAACAGTGAGAGAATCAAAAGTAGTCCTCCAGGTAGAGAGTGAGATCGATATTCTTGAAGACGGCTATCGCTGGAGAAAATATGGCCAAAAAGTTGTCAAAGGGAACCCAAACCCCAG GAGCTACTATAAATGTACCAATGCTGGATGCATAGTGAGGAAGCATGTGGAAAGGGCTTCAGATAACTTAAAATCAGTAATCACAACATATGAGGGGAAACACAACCATGAAGTGCCTACAGCAAACAAAACAAATGGTGTTGCTGGACACATTCGTTCAGCATCCACGTTGAACGGGCAACCTAATTGTATGACAACTCGAAAAAGTGTCAAAGGTTCAAATTGCAGAATGCAAGTTCAAGATCTTCCATTTCCATTCGAAAGAAAACCTTTCGTTGGAAGTGAATATTTAAGGCCAAGTTTTGTTGGAAGTTACCTCGGTGACTTGAGTTTTGGAGCTTGTTCATTGCAGCTTCCGAATTTTCCATTGCCATTGCCATCGCGAATGAGTTTTCCTGCAAGATTAAATGAGCCTCCTCTTGGTGACTTTCATTTGAATAACCATCATTTACTGCCAAATGGTACATCCAATTCTTTTCTTGCAGTTGGGAATATGCAACATATTAACGATGACAACAATAATTCAAGTCTCCTTAAAGCCAAAGAGGAGATTCAGTGGACTTAG